A section of the Ruania halotolerans genome encodes:
- a CDS encoding ABC transporter ATP-binding protein has protein sequence MPSETASRPNDPARQINWRRLRRPAAVIALTGSAAAAVGQTMGTAVAGRLAEDPTVRLVGILALCVVGAALLDTVGRVIWSAVVDRAEGRLRGDLLTAALHQPLATLSEQAVGEILDRVDDDTHDVGTLVRLQVWQLMRTVFAVLPMWLLAGLTWWPAFLVFPAMAAITAWLVRPLLGPIASRKVIEEIAWTDHAAALEEGIAGRDDLRTSLGQAYIVRRVAQLSAQVHDKFASVIRLESRLIRRSGVLLHGLLVGVAVTGVALVLSDGLTVGDLVTLFLVTTMFVGQIAHLAEQLPDLQAGVGAVVRLRQMFASPPEPAGGRELPDGALAVELRDLHFAYDEGTFALNGVSLEVPAGSTIALVGRTGSGKSTLAALLSRAVEPEPGSVFLGGVDVGELDLQKLRAAVGVVSQRTDMLAGTLAENITLFENRPRAQVEAAVNELGLTAWVKGLPDGLDTPLGAGGTTLSAGEEQLVAFARLLVRDVRVVILDEATARMDPLTERRVVAAANRLLQGRTGILIAHRLSTTERAETVAVLDQGRVVQHGPRAELARADGPFRRLLEASSSAVPQQAVRVSAADEAGAEVRPGARTAAHVNQGHDEQEQPTEGTAPHQLGHRRRTGPPPERADVGTGPSLTRGIVSALMVRPAWGIGGAVGFLVSALIGAHGAFTGFVWGHLVVAVRENTEVTVLLGVLVLSLLIAPVVLADAIWRYPRWWVEVLLRTRMSVLRGQTRQRRLPRTPPGEVVARSMDADRYARYADRWVDFINGLFIAGATAAFAGSWLAGGVLLAVMVASALASSVGRPVAGRSAAAASLARAGFGRALVSALEAARTVKLAGATPAVHAHLQRVDSGRVNAAVREHRVQAVLDGVPMVMVQAGVVTAWAATLWGWWGLATALLVANAVNGFDWFGRVAGAVVTEAPGTRAWQQATSAFAGGVDLMKLPSEIDLLTGAAPLAAAPARERLEHLELAGVTAVHDDGTIGVMDVDLRVDAGELVLLVGQVGSGKSSLLASLAGLVAHRGEIRWNGRAVEDAETFLRPGQVAHVAQVPRVLSGTFSDNIRLDHDRDLVRPVEDARLAEDVASAGGVEALVGHRGVRLSGGQVQRLALARALATDTDLLLADDVSSALDAATELELWAALRERRTTVIGATAKRAALALADRVVVLEDGAVAAIGPWSELEERFAHLAG, from the coding sequence ATGCCATCTGAGACTGCGTCACGCCCGAACGACCCTGCACGCCAGATCAACTGGCGCCGCCTTCGCCGACCCGCCGCAGTGATCGCGCTCACCGGCAGCGCCGCGGCCGCCGTCGGGCAGACGATGGGTACCGCCGTGGCCGGCCGCCTCGCCGAGGACCCGACGGTGCGGCTGGTGGGGATCCTGGCTCTGTGCGTGGTCGGAGCCGCACTACTGGACACCGTCGGGCGCGTCATCTGGAGCGCGGTGGTGGACAGAGCTGAAGGGCGACTACGCGGTGACCTGCTCACTGCCGCCCTGCACCAGCCCCTCGCGACGCTCTCCGAACAAGCCGTGGGCGAGATCCTCGACCGCGTCGACGATGACACCCACGATGTCGGGACCTTGGTGCGATTGCAGGTCTGGCAGTTGATGCGCACGGTGTTCGCGGTGCTGCCGATGTGGCTGCTGGCCGGGTTGACCTGGTGGCCGGCGTTCCTCGTGTTCCCGGCGATGGCAGCGATCACGGCTTGGTTGGTGCGCCCGTTGCTTGGTCCGATCGCCTCTCGCAAGGTGATCGAGGAGATCGCCTGGACCGACCACGCAGCCGCATTGGAGGAGGGCATCGCCGGCCGGGACGATCTGCGCACCAGCCTGGGTCAGGCCTACATCGTGCGGCGCGTGGCTCAGCTCTCGGCCCAGGTACACGACAAGTTCGCAAGCGTGATCCGGCTCGAATCGCGGCTGATTCGACGCTCCGGAGTGCTGTTGCACGGCCTGCTCGTGGGTGTGGCGGTCACCGGAGTGGCGCTCGTCCTCTCCGACGGGCTCACCGTGGGAGATCTGGTGACGCTCTTCCTGGTGACCACGATGTTCGTCGGCCAGATCGCGCATCTGGCCGAGCAACTACCGGATCTCCAGGCCGGTGTGGGCGCCGTGGTGCGATTGCGGCAGATGTTCGCCTCCCCACCCGAACCCGCTGGCGGCCGCGAGCTGCCCGATGGCGCCCTTGCGGTGGAGTTGCGCGACCTGCACTTTGCCTACGACGAAGGCACATTCGCCCTGAACGGGGTGAGCCTGGAGGTTCCTGCCGGCAGCACGATCGCCCTGGTGGGCCGGACAGGGTCAGGAAAGTCGACGCTCGCCGCGCTCCTGTCTCGAGCCGTTGAACCCGAACCTGGTTCGGTCTTCCTGGGCGGGGTGGACGTGGGCGAGCTCGACCTGCAGAAGCTACGGGCCGCCGTCGGGGTGGTCAGCCAACGCACCGACATGCTTGCCGGGACGCTCGCCGAGAACATCACCCTCTTCGAGAACCGCCCACGCGCTCAGGTGGAGGCGGCCGTGAACGAACTCGGACTGACCGCGTGGGTCAAGGGCCTCCCGGACGGTCTGGACACTCCACTCGGCGCCGGCGGCACCACGCTGTCCGCCGGGGAGGAGCAGCTCGTGGCGTTCGCACGGCTGCTGGTGCGGGACGTGCGTGTGGTGATCCTCGACGAGGCCACCGCCCGGATGGACCCGCTCACCGAGCGACGGGTCGTCGCGGCAGCCAATCGCCTGCTGCAGGGCCGTACCGGAATCCTCATCGCACACCGGTTGAGCACCACGGAGCGCGCGGAGACCGTGGCGGTGCTCGATCAGGGCCGGGTGGTCCAGCATGGCCCGCGTGCCGAGCTCGCGCGGGCGGACGGTCCATTCCGCCGGTTGCTGGAGGCATCCAGCTCAGCAGTCCCACAACAGGCTGTTCGGGTGAGCGCCGCAGACGAAGCCGGCGCTGAGGTTCGACCCGGCGCGCGCACGGCGGCGCACGTCAACCAGGGACACGACGAGCAGGAGCAACCCACCGAGGGGACCGCTCCGCATCAGCTCGGGCATCGCCGGCGCACCGGCCCGCCACCCGAACGTGCAGACGTCGGCACCGGGCCGAGTCTGACCCGCGGTATCGTCAGCGCGTTGATGGTGCGCCCGGCCTGGGGAATCGGCGGCGCAGTCGGTTTCCTGGTCTCCGCGTTGATCGGCGCGCACGGTGCCTTCACCGGTTTCGTGTGGGGCCATTTGGTGGTGGCTGTCCGCGAGAACACCGAGGTGACCGTGCTGCTGGGCGTGCTCGTGCTGAGCTTGCTCATCGCGCCCGTCGTGCTGGCGGACGCCATCTGGCGATACCCACGATGGTGGGTGGAGGTGTTGTTACGCACCCGGATGTCGGTGCTGCGTGGGCAGACCCGGCAGCGCCGTCTGCCTCGCACTCCTCCTGGGGAGGTGGTGGCCCGCAGTATGGATGCCGACCGCTATGCGCGGTACGCGGACCGATGGGTGGACTTCATCAACGGCCTCTTCATCGCCGGTGCCACGGCGGCCTTCGCGGGCAGTTGGCTGGCCGGTGGGGTGCTGCTCGCGGTGATGGTCGCCTCGGCACTCGCCTCGAGTGTGGGCCGACCCGTCGCAGGACGATCCGCAGCGGCAGCCTCCCTGGCCCGGGCCGGGTTCGGACGTGCGCTGGTATCAGCGCTGGAAGCCGCACGCACCGTCAAACTCGCCGGGGCCACCCCCGCCGTGCACGCGCATCTGCAGCGGGTGGACTCCGGGCGCGTGAACGCGGCCGTGCGGGAACACCGGGTGCAGGCGGTGCTCGATGGTGTGCCCATGGTGATGGTGCAGGCCGGTGTGGTGACCGCCTGGGCAGCGACGTTGTGGGGCTGGTGGGGGCTGGCGACCGCACTGCTGGTGGCCAATGCGGTGAACGGCTTCGACTGGTTCGGCCGGGTGGCCGGCGCCGTGGTGACCGAGGCGCCCGGCACCCGCGCCTGGCAGCAGGCCACGAGCGCCTTCGCGGGCGGCGTGGATCTGATGAAGCTGCCCAGCGAAATCGACCTGCTCACCGGCGCGGCCCCGCTGGCCGCGGCCCCCGCCCGTGAGCGGCTGGAGCACCTGGAGCTTGCTGGCGTGACCGCCGTGCACGACGACGGCACCATCGGTGTGATGGACGTGGACCTGCGAGTGGACGCGGGCGAGCTGGTGCTGCTGGTGGGCCAGGTGGGCTCGGGCAAGTCCAGCCTGCTCGCCTCGCTGGCCGGGCTGGTGGCCCATCGCGGTGAGATCCGATGGAACGGGCGCGCGGTGGAGGACGCAGAGACGTTCTTGCGCCCCGGCCAGGTGGCGCATGTGGCCCAGGTTCCCCGGGTGCTCTCGGGCACCTTCTCCGACAACATCCGGCTCGATCACGACCGAGATCTGGTGCGGCCGGTGGAGGATGCGCGCCTTGCCGAGGATGTGGCCTCGGCCGGTGGGGTGGAAGCACTCGTGGGGCACCGCGGGGTGCGGCTCTCCGGTGGGCAGGTGCAGCGGCTCGCGCTCGCCCGCGCGCTGGCCACGGACACCGATCTGCTGTTGGCCGACGACGTCTCCAGCGCGCTCGACGCCGCGACCGAGCTGGAGTTGTGGGCGGCGCTGCGGGAACGGCGCACCACGGTGATCGGGGCCACGGCGAAGCGCGCCGCACTGGCCCTGGCGGACCGGGTGGTGGTACTCGAGGACGGTGCTGTCGCGGCGATCGGGCCGTGGAGCGAGCTCGAGGAGCGGTTCGCGCACCTGGCCGGCTGA
- the fbaA gene encoding class II fructose-bisphosphate aldolase, producing MGIATPEVYQEMINRAKERKFAYPAVNVTSSQTLTAALRGFAEAESDGIIQVSVGGAEYASGSTIKDRVAGSLGLAAYAAEVAKNYPVTIALHTDHCAKENLDSWVRPLLAHEAEQVKNGGLPSFQSHMWDGSAVPLEENLQIAEELLELSQAAKTILEIEVGVVGGEEDGVSHEINDKLYTTVEDGLATVRALGTGEKGRYLTALTFGNVHGVYKPGAVKLRPEILGEIQQAVGAEVGKENPFDLVFHGGSGSTAEEVALAVDNGVIKMNIDTDTQYAFTRPVVDHIFRNYDGVLKIDGEVGNKKAYDPRAWGKLAEAGMAQRILEASQWLRSAGQKLG from the coding sequence ATGGGTATTGCTACCCCTGAGGTTTACCAGGAGATGATCAACCGGGCGAAGGAACGCAAGTTCGCCTACCCGGCCGTGAACGTCACCTCCTCCCAGACCCTCACCGCCGCACTGCGCGGTTTCGCCGAGGCCGAGAGCGACGGCATCATCCAGGTATCCGTGGGTGGCGCGGAGTACGCCTCCGGTTCCACCATCAAGGACCGCGTCGCCGGCTCGCTGGGTCTGGCCGCCTACGCCGCTGAGGTGGCCAAGAACTACCCGGTCACGATCGCGCTGCACACCGACCACTGCGCCAAGGAGAACTTGGACAGCTGGGTCCGCCCGCTCCTCGCGCACGAGGCCGAGCAGGTCAAGAACGGCGGACTGCCGTCGTTCCAGTCGCACATGTGGGACGGTTCGGCCGTGCCGCTGGAGGAGAACCTCCAGATCGCCGAGGAGCTGCTTGAGCTCTCCCAGGCCGCCAAGACGATCCTCGAGATCGAGGTCGGCGTGGTCGGTGGCGAAGAGGACGGCGTCTCCCACGAGATCAACGACAAGCTCTACACCACGGTGGAGGACGGGCTGGCAACGGTCCGTGCGCTCGGCACTGGTGAGAAGGGCCGCTACCTGACAGCGCTCACCTTCGGCAACGTGCACGGCGTCTACAAGCCAGGTGCGGTCAAGCTCCGCCCGGAGATCCTCGGTGAGATCCAGCAGGCTGTCGGCGCCGAGGTGGGCAAGGAGAACCCGTTTGACCTCGTGTTCCACGGCGGCTCCGGCTCCACGGCCGAGGAGGTCGCCCTCGCAGTGGACAACGGTGTGATCAAGATGAACATCGACACCGACACCCAGTACGCCTTCACCCGTCCCGTGGTGGACCACATCTTCCGCAACTACGACGGTGTGCTGAAGATCGATGGCGAGGTCGGCAACAAGAAGGCCTACGACCCGCGCGCCTGGGGCAAGCTGGCCGAGGCGGGGATGGCACAGCGCATCCTCGAGGCCTCCCAGTGGCTGCGCTCCGCGGGCCAGAAGCTCGGCTGA
- a CDS encoding ABC transporter ATP-binding protein has translation MTPQPANQPATDPEPASPDSVNADPGTSDANEQANQGTVPPDAITGDDPEATERPVRLSRLWFYARPHLRILLVGGVLTFFGGIIGLVQPLIAMSIIEALGAGDPLANLLWILSGAVLLGAVLEAFGPYLMQRTGQNIILTVRRRLVSQLIHLTVPEVDRLKSGDLVSRLTSDTNLLRTVASTTVIGGVTAIFMLMGGLAVMAWIDLVLFGVTLAMAAVVTLVMLVVMPRIGAATRESQTALGEMGGILERVLGAFRTVKASGAEDREIASLDVAAVRARDKGVTVAVWEALAGVLAFLPVNIAFLVVLGLGGARVADGAMTIGALIGFLLMLFYLMGPIGSLVAALSQLQTGLAAVARVEQVDHLDSEDLSAGRAVPTAGPAGSPVSPAARVEFDDVEFRYEADLAPVHRGVTFTAAGTGLTALVGPSGAGKTSIFSLIEGFYPATAGHVRIDGVDIADWPLRALRSMIGYVEQDAPVLHGTLRENITMAAPDATEEDVARVVAQARLTDLVSRLPDGLESAVGARGVTLSGGERQRVAIARALLRRPRLLLLDEATSQLDAANEAALRHVMLEASERTNVIVVAHRLSTVTSADQIVVLDAGQVRAIGTHADLLRDDDLYRDLATEQLLTAES, from the coding sequence ATGACGCCCCAACCGGCGAACCAGCCCGCCACTGATCCAGAACCGGCCAGCCCTGACTCGGTGAACGCTGACCCGGGCACCTCTGACGCGAACGAGCAGGCCAACCAGGGCACAGTGCCGCCGGACGCCATCACCGGTGACGATCCTGAGGCCACGGAACGTCCCGTCCGCCTGAGTCGGCTGTGGTTCTACGCCCGCCCGCACCTTCGCATCCTGTTGGTCGGGGGCGTCCTGACCTTCTTCGGCGGAATCATCGGGCTCGTCCAACCACTCATCGCGATGTCCATCATCGAGGCTCTGGGCGCGGGCGACCCGCTCGCGAACCTGCTGTGGATCCTCAGCGGTGCAGTGTTGCTCGGCGCCGTCCTGGAGGCCTTCGGGCCCTACCTCATGCAGCGCACCGGCCAGAACATCATCCTGACCGTGCGCCGTCGGTTGGTCAGCCAACTGATCCACCTCACGGTCCCCGAGGTGGACCGCCTCAAGTCGGGAGACCTCGTCTCCCGGCTCACCTCGGACACGAACCTGCTCCGCACCGTGGCCTCCACCACGGTGATCGGGGGAGTCACGGCCATCTTCATGCTGATGGGTGGGTTGGCCGTGATGGCCTGGATCGACCTGGTGCTCTTCGGCGTCACCCTCGCCATGGCGGCGGTGGTCACCCTGGTGATGCTGGTGGTCATGCCGCGGATCGGGGCCGCCACGCGCGAGTCGCAGACTGCGCTCGGTGAGATGGGCGGCATCCTCGAACGCGTCCTCGGGGCATTCCGGACCGTCAAGGCCTCCGGTGCCGAGGATCGGGAGATCGCCTCCCTGGACGTCGCCGCCGTGCGAGCTCGAGACAAGGGCGTCACCGTCGCGGTGTGGGAGGCGCTCGCCGGGGTACTCGCCTTCCTCCCGGTGAACATCGCATTCCTCGTCGTGCTGGGGCTCGGCGGTGCACGAGTGGCGGACGGTGCGATGACGATCGGAGCCCTGATCGGATTCCTGCTCATGCTGTTCTACCTGATGGGCCCGATCGGGTCGCTCGTGGCGGCGCTCTCCCAGCTGCAGACCGGCCTGGCCGCCGTCGCCCGGGTGGAACAGGTGGACCATCTCGACTCCGAGGACCTCTCCGCCGGTCGCGCCGTACCCACCGCCGGACCTGCCGGTTCACCGGTCAGCCCGGCGGCACGGGTGGAGTTCGATGACGTGGAATTCCGCTACGAGGCCGACCTCGCCCCCGTGCACCGCGGGGTCACCTTCACCGCCGCCGGCACCGGACTGACTGCACTCGTGGGTCCCTCGGGCGCGGGCAAGACCAGCATCTTCTCGCTCATCGAGGGCTTCTACCCGGCCACGGCTGGGCACGTGCGCATCGACGGTGTGGACATTGCGGACTGGCCGCTGCGAGCCCTGCGCTCGATGATCGGCTACGTCGAGCAGGACGCACCCGTGCTGCACGGCACCCTGCGGGAGAACATCACCATGGCTGCTCCCGATGCCACGGAGGAGGACGTGGCACGGGTGGTCGCTCAAGCCCGCCTGACTGACCTGGTGAGCCGCCTACCGGACGGGCTCGAGTCCGCCGTCGGGGCGCGAGGGGTGACCCTGTCCGGAGGTGAGCGGCAACGGGTGGCCATCGCCCGTGCACTGCTGCGCCGTCCACGGCTGCTCCTCCTCGACGAAGCCACCTCCCAGCTCGATGCGGCCAATGAGGCAGCGCTGCGTCACGTGATGCTCGAGGCATCCGAACGCACGAACGTGATCGTGGTCGCGCACCGGCTCTCCACGGTCACCAGCGCGGACCAGATCGTGGTGCTCGACGCCGGCCAGGTGCGCGCGATCGGCACACATGCCGATCTGCTCCGCGATGACGACCTCTACCGCGACCTGGCCACCGAGCAATTGCTCACCGCGGAAAGCTGA
- a CDS encoding RrF2 family transcriptional regulator: MRISAKADYAVRAAAELAGGEEAPMPAEALARAAGVPHRFLEGILSDLRRDGIVTSRRGAGGGHQLARPAEEVTLADVIRAVDGPLVFVRDERPGEIAYQGAAAALPQVWVALRANVRAVLEQVTLADLAAGEVPSIVRELTADEDAWRSP; this comes from the coding sequence GTGAGGATCTCCGCGAAGGCGGACTACGCCGTCCGCGCTGCCGCTGAACTCGCCGGGGGCGAGGAGGCGCCGATGCCAGCCGAGGCGCTCGCCCGTGCAGCCGGTGTGCCGCACCGTTTCCTTGAGGGGATTCTCAGCGACCTGCGACGAGATGGGATCGTGACGAGCCGCCGCGGCGCCGGTGGTGGCCACCAACTCGCCCGGCCGGCGGAGGAGGTGACGCTCGCGGATGTGATCCGCGCCGTGGACGGGCCTTTAGTGTTCGTCCGGGACGAGCGACCCGGTGAGATCGCCTACCAGGGAGCGGCCGCGGCACTTCCACAAGTGTGGGTGGCGCTGCGCGCCAACGTGCGAGCGGTGCTCGAACAGGTCACCCTCGCCGATCTTGCCGCGGGTGAGGTGCCCAGTATCGTGCGTGAACTGACGGCGGACGAGGATGCCTGGCGCAGTCCCTGA
- a CDS encoding sulfite exporter TauE/SafE family protein, translating to MTTLVLLALVGLGAQLVDGSLGMGYGVTSTTMLLAVGIHPAAASATVHLAQIGTTMASGIAHRRFGNVDWTVVRRIAVPGAVGAFLGATVLSHLPVAVARPVMAVLLLALGVYVLARFSLVGVRTDRLGTPLRRRFLTPLGLVAGFIDATGGGGWGPVGTPAILASGRLEPRKVVGSVGTSEFFVAVAASAGFLIGIGTAGVNVAWALALLAGGVVAAPFAAWLVRLVPPRVLGTAAGGLIVLTNIRSLLDVLAPSAGGTIHVLVYAGVVVLWAGAIVSAVRRHLGEQAADRADHAEGTNHRSEALPQIVASER from the coding sequence GTGACGACGCTCGTTCTGCTGGCCCTGGTTGGGCTCGGTGCACAGCTCGTGGACGGCAGCCTCGGCATGGGATACGGCGTCACGTCCACCACGATGCTGCTCGCGGTGGGAATCCATCCCGCCGCGGCCTCGGCCACCGTTCACCTGGCCCAGATCGGCACCACCATGGCATCCGGGATCGCGCACCGTCGCTTCGGGAACGTGGACTGGACGGTCGTCCGCAGAATCGCCGTCCCAGGAGCCGTCGGTGCGTTCCTCGGCGCCACAGTGCTCTCCCACCTGCCCGTCGCGGTGGCGCGGCCGGTGATGGCGGTGTTGCTTCTCGCCCTGGGTGTGTATGTGCTGGCGCGGTTCTCTTTGGTTGGTGTGCGAACCGACCGGCTCGGGACTCCGCTGCGGCGCCGGTTTCTCACTCCGCTCGGCCTGGTGGCCGGTTTCATTGACGCCACCGGTGGCGGCGGCTGGGGTCCAGTCGGCACGCCCGCGATCCTGGCCAGCGGCAGATTGGAACCGCGGAAGGTGGTCGGATCAGTCGGCACCAGCGAGTTCTTCGTGGCCGTGGCCGCGAGCGCCGGCTTTCTGATCGGCATTGGCACCGCGGGTGTGAACGTGGCGTGGGCATTGGCGCTGCTCGCCGGTGGGGTGGTGGCGGCACCGTTCGCGGCGTGGTTGGTCCGGCTCGTGCCGCCCCGGGTGCTGGGAACTGCCGCGGGCGGCCTGATCGTGCTGACGAATATCCGCTCCCTGCTCGATGTGCTGGCCCCGAGCGCAGGGGGCACGATCCACGTGCTGGTCTACGCCGGCGTCGTCGTGCTCTGGGCAGGTGCCATCGTCAGCGCGGTGCGGCGCCACCTGGGCGAGCAGGCGGCCGATCGAGCCGACCACGCTGAGGGGACGAACCATCGATCCGAGGCGTTGCCGCAGATCGTCGCCTCCGAGCGCTGA
- a CDS encoding TrmH family RNA methyltransferase yields METEVGVGPWPGGPEQWPGDPRYDPELLAEGDRRNVVDQYRYWRMDAIIADLDGRRHPLHVAIENWGRDFNIGSVVRTANAFAVAKVHIIGRRRWNRRGAMVTDRYQHLEHWEDVASFARWSAAEGLPILGIDNVPGSVPIEGRTLPRACVMLFGEESQGLTTEAREASEAILHITQFGSTRSINAGAAAAIAMHTWTTQHAEIPGARDAR; encoded by the coding sequence ATGGAGACTGAGGTGGGCGTCGGCCCCTGGCCCGGCGGCCCCGAACAGTGGCCGGGTGATCCCCGTTACGACCCCGAGCTGCTCGCCGAGGGAGACCGGCGCAACGTCGTCGACCAGTACCGCTATTGGCGAATGGACGCGATCATCGCGGACTTGGACGGCCGCCGTCACCCACTGCATGTGGCGATCGAGAACTGGGGCCGCGACTTCAACATCGGATCCGTGGTGCGCACGGCGAATGCCTTCGCCGTGGCCAAGGTGCACATCATCGGCCGACGGCGGTGGAACCGCCGCGGGGCCATGGTCACCGATCGCTACCAGCACCTGGAGCACTGGGAGGACGTGGCCTCCTTTGCCCGATGGAGCGCTGCGGAGGGGTTGCCGATCCTCGGGATCGACAATGTGCCCGGCTCGGTACCGATCGAGGGGCGAACTCTCCCGCGGGCGTGTGTGATGCTGTTCGGCGAGGAGTCTCAGGGCTTGACCACCGAGGCCCGCGAGGCGTCTGAGGCGATCCTGCACATCACCCAGTTCGGCTCCACGCGCTCCATCAATGCCGGCGCCGCCGCCGCGATCGCGATGCACACATGGACCACCCAGCATGCGGAGATCCCCGGCGCTCGCGACGCTCGGTGA
- a CDS encoding HAD-IIA family hydrolase → MSEIANWLIDMDGVLVHEEEALPGAADFVAALRERTIPFQILTNNSIYTPRDLAARLQHSGIDVDEGAIWTSALATATFLADQVSSGSAFVIGEAGLTTALYEKGYTLTSSSPDYVVLGETRTYSFSAITKAIRFVADGARFIATNPDVTGPSAEGPLPATGAVAAMITAATGRKPYFVGKPNPVMIRTALNRIDAHSEQTAMIGDRMDTDMVAGMEAGLRTFLVLSGSTKADQVEAYPYRPSSVVDGIGDLIEMLEG, encoded by the coding sequence ATGTCCGAGATCGCCAACTGGCTCATCGACATGGACGGGGTGCTGGTGCACGAGGAGGAGGCGTTACCCGGTGCCGCTGATTTCGTGGCGGCGCTGCGTGAGCGGACGATCCCATTCCAGATCCTCACGAATAACTCGATCTACACCCCGCGCGATCTCGCTGCCCGGCTCCAGCACTCCGGAATCGACGTCGACGAGGGCGCGATCTGGACGTCGGCCCTGGCCACCGCCACCTTCCTCGCCGATCAGGTATCCAGCGGAAGCGCATTCGTGATCGGTGAGGCCGGACTCACCACGGCGCTGTACGAGAAGGGCTACACGCTCACCAGCTCCTCCCCTGACTACGTCGTGCTCGGGGAGACGCGGACCTACTCCTTCTCCGCGATCACCAAGGCGATCCGGTTCGTCGCCGACGGCGCGCGGTTCATCGCCACGAACCCAGACGTCACCGGTCCTTCCGCCGAGGGACCACTGCCGGCCACCGGTGCCGTGGCGGCGATGATCACCGCCGCGACCGGACGCAAACCGTACTTCGTGGGCAAGCCGAACCCGGTGATGATCCGCACCGCTCTGAACCGGATCGATGCCCATTCGGAGCAGACGGCGATGATCGGGGACCGGATGGACACCGATATGGTCGCCGGGATGGAAGCCGGACTACGCACATTCCTGGTACTCAGCGGATCTACGAAGGCCGACCAGGTGGAGGCCTATCCCTACCGCCCCTCCTCCGTGGTGGACGGGATCGGCGATCTGATCGAGATGCTCGAGGGCTGA
- a CDS encoding LemA family protein: MDVGIVILLVVLALVLIVVIWAIATYNGFVKLRNLVQEAWRQIDVELHRRYDLLPNLIETVKGYAAHERAVFDEVTRARAQAASPGTTPAQQAAQEDQLSQAIGRLFAVAENYPQLQSVQSFTQLQAELTNTEDRIAAGRRFYNANVRTLNTKVETFPPSIIAGMFNFTRAEYFEVNDPAVRTAPQVSFQDQGGNVGVYSQGQPARAPMPTDSPVQPGTQPPAQNYGQSPPPGQPGEGYQPPAPPQR; encoded by the coding sequence ATGGATGTCGGCATCGTGATCTTGCTGGTGGTCCTGGCGCTCGTTCTGATCGTCGTGATCTGGGCGATCGCTACCTACAACGGCTTCGTGAAGTTGCGGAACCTGGTGCAGGAAGCGTGGCGCCAGATCGATGTGGAACTGCACCGTCGGTATGACCTACTGCCCAACCTCATCGAGACAGTGAAGGGGTACGCGGCGCACGAGCGCGCCGTCTTCGACGAGGTGACCCGTGCTCGCGCCCAGGCTGCATCGCCGGGAACCACACCCGCTCAGCAGGCGGCGCAGGAGGACCAGCTCTCCCAGGCGATCGGTCGATTGTTCGCGGTGGCGGAGAACTACCCGCAGCTGCAGTCGGTGCAGAGCTTCACCCAGCTCCAGGCCGAACTCACCAACACCGAGGACCGGATTGCTGCCGGCCGGCGGTTCTACAACGCGAATGTGCGCACCCTGAACACCAAGGTGGAGACGTTCCCGCCCAGCATCATCGCCGGGATGTTCAACTTCACCCGTGCGGAGTACTTCGAGGTGAACGACCCAGCCGTGCGCACAGCGCCGCAGGTGTCCTTCCAGGATCAGGGCGGGAATGTCGGTGTCTACTCCCAGGGGCAGCCCGCCCGCGCGCCGATGCCCACCGACTCACCGGTACAGCCGGGCACGCAGCCACCTGCTCAGAACTACGGCCAGTCCCCGCCCCCAGGTCAGCCGGGCGAGGGCTATCAGCCGCCCGCGCCGCCGCAGCGCTGA
- the pyrE gene encoding orotate phosphoribosyltransferase, whose product MTTDTPGSPAPGTPAQRLADLVNAHAVVHGRVTLSSGKEADYYVDMRRVTLHHEAAPLIGHLLLDRLEESGYGPGEIDAVGGLTLGADPVVCAVQHAAASRGLDLDAFLVRKEAKGHGMKRQVEGPDVAGKRVVVLEDTSTTGGSALTAVEACRRAGAEVVAVASVVDRDTGAREAVERAELPYLWVLSAADLGLAPQ is encoded by the coding sequence GTGACCACTGACACTCCCGGCAGCCCTGCCCCCGGCACCCCTGCCCAACGCCTCGCCGATCTCGTCAACGCCCACGCCGTCGTCCACGGGCGTGTCACGCTCAGCAGCGGCAAGGAAGCCGACTACTACGTGGACATGCGCCGGGTCACCTTGCACCACGAAGCGGCCCCCTTGATCGGCCATCTGCTGCTGGACCGGCTCGAAGAATCCGGCTACGGCCCGGGCGAGATCGACGCCGTCGGAGGGCTCACCCTGGGCGCGGACCCGGTGGTGTGCGCCGTCCAGCACGCCGCCGCCAGCCGCGGCCTCGACCTGGACGCCTTCCTCGTGCGCAAAGAGGCCAAGGGCCACGGAATGAAGCGTCAGGTGGAAGGCCCCGATGTGGCCGGCAAGCGCGTGGTGGTCCTGGAGGACACCTCCACCACCGGCGGTAGTGCCCTGACGGCGGTCGAGGCCTGCCGTAGGGCGGGCGCCGAGGTGGTGGCCGTAGCCTCCGTGGTGGATCGCGATACGGGGGCGCGCGAAGCGGTGGAACGGGCAGAACTGCCCTACCTGTGGGTGCTCTCGGCTGCTGACCTGGGCCTCGCACCCCAGTAG